The stretch of DNA TCCAGGGCGGCCGCGGCCAGCTCGCGGGCACGCTCCGCCGGGACCCCGCGCCCGCGCAGGGCGACCTCGACGTTCTCGCCGGCGTCCAGGACCGGGAGCAGGGCGTGCCCCTGCAGCACGAAGCCGCAGCGCCGGCGCTCCTCGTCCGACCCGGTGAGCGGGGCGCCGTCGAGCAGGACGGCGCCCGCGTCGGGCACCAGCATCCCGGCGAGCGCCGACAGCAGGGTCGTCTTGCCCGAGCCCGACGGCCCCACCACCGCGAGCAGCCGGCCGGAGGCGGCCGCCACCGACACCCCGTCGAGCACGGCGCGCCCGCCGGCGCGGACCACGAGGTCGCGGCCCTCGAGGACGGTCACGTCGCCTCCCTGCGCAGCCGCAGCTCGTCGCCGTCGGGGACGACCTCGACGCGCGTCCCCGGCGGCCACGCGGAGCGCAGCGCGTCGGGGAGCTGCACGGCGCCGTCGGGCCCGACGACGGCGCGGTCGCGCCCGAGCCGCCCCTCGGAGCCGACCCGCCCGTCGCGGATCGTCAGCGTGCGGTCCCAGCGGGCGGCGACGCCGGGGTCGTGCGTGACGACGACGACCGTGGTGCCGAAGCGCTCGCACACCCGGTCGACGAGGTCCAGCACGGCCGTGCGGTGCGCGGTGCCGAGCTGGGACGTCGGCTCGTCGGCGAGGAGCAGGCCGGGCCCGTTCGCGAGGGCGACGGCGACGGCGACCCGCTGCAGCTCGCCCCCGGACAGCGCGCCGAGCCGCCGGCGCGCGAGGTCCGCGAGCCCCAGCGCGTCGAGCAGGTCGCGCGGCGCCAGCAGGCCGCGCCGGCGCGAGCGCGGGACCGCGCGCTGCACGAGCGCGACGTTCTGCTCCGCGGTGGCGTACGGCAGGAGGTTGCGCGAGGGCCCCTGCAGCACCGTCCCGACCCCGGTCGCCCGCAGCCGCAGCAGCGCCCGCTCGTCCATCGTGCGCACCTCGGCGCCGTCGAGCCGCAGCGAGCCGGCGGATGCGCGGACGAGACCGCCGAGGAGCGCGAGGAGCGTGGACTTGCCCGCGCCCGAGGGGCCGAGCAGCGCGACCCGCTCGCCGGGCGCGACGCGCAGGTCCACCCCGCGCAGGGCGACGACGTCGTCGCCCGACGGGTCGGGGTAGACGTGCACGACCCCCTCGCACACCACCTCCGTGCCGGCGCTCACGCCTGGCCCTCCCGCAGCCGCCGGGCCCGCGCCGCCGGGGAGGAGCCCCGCGCCGACACCGCGACGAGCAGCGCGAGGCAGCAGGCCGCCAGCAGGCTCGCGGCCAGGACCGGCAGCCACACCCGGGCCGCCGCGGGCAGCGTCGCGGCGGTGCCCGAGGCGCCGGTCAGCGACGGCAGCAGGTCGGCCGCGACGAGCAGCGCGCCGCCGGCGCACGCGGTGCCGAGCACCAGGGCGGGCACGAGCAGCAGCCCCAGCTCCCACGCCGCCGCCCGGCGCAGCACGGCCTCGGGCACCGCGACCGCGCGCAGCGCGGCGGCCTCGAACGCGCGCCGCCGCGCCTGGGCGGCGAGGCTCGTGGCCACCCCCGCGAGCCCGGTGAGCAGCACGACGGCGGCGGCCACGAGGAGCAGGAGGAGGGCGAGGGCCGTACCGCCCGCGTCGAGCGCGTCCCGCCGCTCGGCGACCGTCTCCTCCCCGCGCACCACCAGCCCCTCGCCGCGCAGGGCGTCGAGCACGCCCGGCCCCGCCTCGTCGGAGAGCC from Vallicoccus soli encodes:
- a CDS encoding ABC transporter ATP-binding protein, which produces MTVLEGRDLVVRAGGRAVLDGVSVAAASGRLLAVVGPSGSGKTTLLSALAGMLVPDAGAVLLDGAPLTGSDEERRRCGFVLQGHALLPVLDAGENVEVALRGRGVPAERARELAAAALDRVGLGGREGRLVERLSGGQQQRVALARALAPSPDLLLLDEPTSELDAATRDHVVGVLLEEAARGALVVVATHDEEVARHCDDRVDVRDGRLRAAA
- a CDS encoding ABC transporter ATP-binding protein — translated: MSAGTEVVCEGVVHVYPDPSGDDVVALRGVDLRVAPGERVALLGPSGAGKSTLLALLGGLVRASAGSLRLDGAEVRTMDERALLRLRATGVGTVLQGPSRNLLPYATAEQNVALVQRAVPRSRRRGLLAPRDLLDALGLADLARRRLGALSGGELQRVAVAVALANGPGLLLADEPTSQLGTAHRTAVLDLVDRVCERFGTTVVVVTHDPGVAARWDRTLTIRDGRVGSEGRLGRDRAVVGPDGAVQLPDALRSAWPPGTRVEVVPDGDELRLRREAT